The nucleotide window CCACCCTAACCCCCTAGTTTTATGTTTTCAATTTCCCTAAAAAAAGGGCAATTCTCTTCTTTTAGTTATACTGTGGGAAATCAAACTCCTATATCCCTCTAAGAAAAATAGCTTGAATAGAAACatgttactccctccgttctagaAAACATGATGTTTTAGGATTCAAAAAAATATCCTAGAAGATTTGATGTTTTAGCTCTTGGATAACAAATGGGTCCATATCAGCTTGAGATTACGATCTGCATTTCTTTATGCATTCCTTTTAATAATAGGTTTGTTCCTTAattattactccctctgtcccttttTCTCCGTCGTTTGAGCCTCCTCCTAGATACACGAGACAATCAATGAACCTAGACACAAGTGACATGCAAATACGTGAACAATGCTCTGAACCTGGACTGTTTGAACCATAGCCAAAACGACCCAAaaaagggacagagggagtatgattCACCTTTAATAAATAGGGGGTACATCTGTAATCTTTATTGAGCACTAACctattctaaaaataataaaacatttAAGATTTTAGGGATGAAAGGAGTAGATGCAAATCCCAATGGTCCTAAGATAAATTAAATTAGTATATTTTATTTAACTATTAATAAAAATACATAGTACCACCTTCCAAATGATGACATATAAAAAGAAATGTATATTAATTAATACATGCAAAAATTTTGTCCCTACATTTAAGGATGCATGCTTGGTGAAGAAATCAAGTTATTAATTAACATATATGTCATAAAAAAATGTCGAGATTGAGCCAATATTTCTAGTACGGTGGTCCATACATCGCGGTCCAAAGCAGAGCGCCACAATGGCGCTGTTTGATAGAGCCGTAAAAAAGCGTTTCCATGAAAAGGTGCACAAATTGAGAAAAAGCGACGGTCAAaatagagagaattccttatttgacaccaaaCAAATGACCTGTTCCTTTTTTGGCCCTCAAAAAATttccgttccctatttgacatcgagttcaactttcgttccttatacgacactccgttGGGTTTGACATCCGTGAACCGTTAACTGCCAcgtgaaaagacgattttgcccctgtgggccccaccaccctcctctcctccctttctTCCCCACGTACGGTCATGGCCGCGCCGCTCCCCGCCCTCGACGAGCTCGCCCCGGCCATGGCCGCGACGAACCTCAACGAGTTTTCCCCGGCCATGGCCGCGACGAACCTCAACGAGTTTTCCCCGGCCATAGCCACGACGGCCCCCGACGTGCTCGCCCCGGCCCGCCGCACCGAGCTCGCGACGGCCGCGCGCTGTCCTCCCCGAGGTCGCGCCCTCCCTCCCGACCTCGCGCTCCATCCCGCCATGGCAGCGTGGGAGCTCGGACCGCCGCGCCGCACCGCGATCTGGTGGAGCCGGCGCGCCGCCCTCGGCCAGCCCCGCGCCTGCCACCGGCGCGCGAGAGCTCCCCGCGCGAGCTCCTCGCGAGATTTTCCCCGGCCATAGCCGCGACGGCCCCCGACGTGCTCGCCCCGGCCCGCCGCACCGAGCTCGCGACGGCCGCGCGCTGTCCTCCCCGAGGTCGCGCCCTCCCTCCCGACCTCGCGCTCCGTCCCGCCATGGCAGCGTGGGAGCTCGGACCGCCGCGCCGCACCGCGATCTGGTGGAGCCGGCGCGCCGCCCTCGGCTAGCCCTGCGCCTGCCACCGGCGCGCGCGAGCTCCTCGCGAGAGGGAGCCATGGCTGCACCAGCCACGCGAGCTCCGGCCGCGCCCGCATCCCGCGCCGCGAGAGCCCATCCTGAaccgcgccatggccggtgccgaCCTTCGCCTGAGCTCCTCCCCTCCATGGCCGGCGCCGACCTCCGCCTGAGCTCCTCCCCGCCATGACCTCCGTCGACCTCAGCCCGAGCTCCTCCGCCAGCGAGCAACGCCGCCCTCCCCTGCCTCATCCACCAACAAGCCGCGCCgccctcccctgcctcctccatcAGCGAGCAGCGCCGCCACTCCCTGCATCCTCCACCAGCGAGCGGCACTGCCATCCCTTGCCTCCTCCGCCAGAaagggaagagaggagggagaaggtggTGGGtcccacaggggcaaaatcgtcttttcacgTGGCAGTTAACGGTTCACGGATGTGAAACCCaacggagtgtcgtataaggaacgaaagttgaactcgatgtcaaatagggaacgaaattTTTTTGAGGGCCAAAAAATGAACGGGTCATTTGtctagtgtcaaataaggaattctctcgtcAAAATAAGCGGATCTATTCCAACTTAGtatatgttttagtacaaatgaATGCCGTGAGAAGGAGTGCAGCGAGAAAAGGCTGTAATTGTTTAGCTTTTATTAGTTTCAACTTATTTTTGCAATAAACAGCTTATAAGTTGTACAATATTTGGTAAGCTACTCCTTCCACCATTTCAGGCGCAATGGCAGCAACGTTCACGTTCATCAACAAATGCCGGGAGCCGCTCTACCCGGGCGTGCAGACGAACCCAGGCAAGCCGGGCTTCCCGACCACCGGCTTCCAGCTGAAGCCCGGCGGCAGAGCCCAGTACAAGGGCGTCCCGGGCACCTGGGCCGGCCGCATCTGGCCCCGCCACCGCTGCTCCGCTGGGGCCTCGGGCGCCCTGTCGTGCGCGTCCGGCGACTGCGGGGGGAGGCTCGAGTGCAACGGCGCCGGCGGCCAGGTGCCCAGCACGCTGGCCGAGTTCACgctcggcggcgccggcggcaaggATTTCTTCGACATCAGCAACGTCGACGGCTTCAACGTGCCTCTCCAGATCGCGCCGCACGGCGCTGCTGGTTGCCGGGCGGTGACCTGCGCCGCCGACATCAACGCGGCGTGcccgcgggagctggcggtgaaGGCGGCGGGCGGGGGCGGCACGGTGGGGTGCAAGAGCGCGTGCGTGGCGTTCAACACCGACGAGTACTGCTGCAGAGGGCGGTACGGGAGCCCC belongs to Miscanthus floridulus cultivar M001 chromosome 4, ASM1932011v1, whole genome shotgun sequence and includes:
- the LOC136551356 gene encoding thaumatin-like protein 1, with amino-acid sequence MGSLWAILLFLWSASAFAPGAMAATFTFINKCREPLYPGVQTNPGKPGFPTTGFQLKPGGRAQYKGVPGTWAGRIWPRHRCSAGASGALSCASGDCGGRLECNGAGGQVPSTLAEFTLGGAGGKDFFDISNVDGFNVPLQIAPHGAAGCRAVTCAADINAACPRELAVKAAGGGGTVGCKSACVAFNTDEYCCRGRYGSPGTCKPSRYSQYFKRKCPQAYSYAFDDGSSTFTCATGANYDIVFCP